A single window of Cydia strobilella chromosome 18, ilCydStro3.1, whole genome shotgun sequence DNA harbors:
- the LOC134749537 gene encoding polynucleotide 5'-hydroxyl-kinase NOL9, whose protein sequence is MEFFEKAHVVKRNHNTDDNMKKQLKQMLYGYKQNDNRLIRDAANVEKEDDSTSVSGFSDLELTASSSEGNSTRQRISFIGPESVRDTAIVSLDDSVDGQSHKSSNLDSSFEENVSLPKTSDVSLSDINEDIESLSEGSISINEGNDSDDHFSMTSTSVDSASEVESSDSEPFDPDGSLASKIFEKLKLRDNPKVSIKERKRIKGQVPESENYSPESIQMESDSSEELLSDKGLERHSEDTVDYSNTASPSFVSITAVDMPHQTLSDVLGDYTYPTIRNLPSEAQNVFATNKAGIFPTLDDESVNDANDSLLPQLGSVLDDPEVMDLESSSDMPVEESSFAYDETIQSEETFQREASTESVDTNYVNPVNIFYGKNCIILILKHPAEIYIHGKVKVTSLGGLVEIGGYTLQDKTYRVYAPNYNCAQYLRTLDHDKGYYGLFGKLTGCGLSVAAAEEIVTTLSPHDSVVQLQPLHDRVAQFVETSCTITDLFSKTNKNVDGCFRKASDFLGCSLYLMKPWKSFEENPCWSQALQHGYKQQSRGIVCGGKGSGKSSFLRYYVNRMLACGPTLVLDLDPGQSEFTPAGSVSATVVEEPLLGPAFTHLKTPERMLNIGIISTMDNPRRYATAVQQLIAYCHNEPRFRELPWIVNTMGMVNALGLQFMALITILLQPTFILQIDSKNPKKKYAHYLDSDTVTSLYYKYQYNYLFKPIKIQNELDYALIVSNANSVKGNFSLPPKEERYLNFLAYFGSMMTNNATDDFLLSVVPYEVDLRNLYIALNVRINEDNIARVINGKIVALCKHEGDTDKVYTLKETPLRCYGHGLVRGIELEKGLCYVVTPAAAGRLAAADTLLYADWAPELRVGAALPAGAALPYRAPNAALQRQLMSAPRRRYNPLQLLKMSRVPKVKASVS, encoded by the exons ATGGAGTTTTTCGAAAAAGCGCATGTTGTAAAACGGAATCACAACACAGACGACAATATGAAGAAACAACTAAAGCAAATGCTGTACGGGTACAAACAAAACGATAATAGGCTCATTCGAGACGCGGCTAATGTTGAAAAGGAAGATGATTCCACATCTGTAAGTGGATTTTCCGACCTTGAATTGACGGCATCCAGCAGCGAGGGAAACAGCACACGGCAACGGATCTCTTTTATAGGACCCGAAAGCGTAAGAGATACTGCAATTGTCAGCTTAGATGATTCTGTAGACGGTCAATCACATAAATCTTCAAATCTAGATAGTAGCTTCGAGGAGAATGTAAGTTTACCAAAGACCAGTGATGTGTCTCTTTCTGATATAAACGAGGACATCGAAAGCCTCTCTGAAGGCTCTATTTCTATTAATGAAGGCAATGACAGTGACGATCATTTCTCAATGACTAGCACTTCTGTAGATTCCGCCTCAGAAGTTGAGTCCAGCGATAGTGAACCATTCGATCCTGATGGCAGCTTGgcctcaaaaatatttgaaaaattgAAACTGAGAGACAATCCTAAAGTTTCCATAAAGGAAAGAAAAAGGATAAAAGGTCAAGTACCCGAATCTGAGAATTATAGTCCAGAATCTATTCAGATGGAAAGTGACTCAAGTGAGGAGTTACTTTCTGATAAAGGATTAGAGAGACATTCAGAAGACACTGTTGATTACTCAAATACTGCATCACCTTCATTTGTTTCTATAACTGCAGTAGACATGCCCCATCAAACCCTCAGTGATGTACTCGGAGACTACACATACCCAACCATTAGAAACTTGCCATCTGAAGCCCAGAATGTGTTTGCTACTAATAAGGCTGGTATATTCCCAACATTGGATGATGAGAGTGTGAATGATGCAAATGACAGTTTACTCCCTCAATTGGGAAGTGTACTTGACGACCCAGAAGTCATGGACTTAGAGTCCAGTTCAGACATGCCAGTAGAGGAGAGCTCATTTGCTTATGATGAAACCATACAATCGGAGGAAACATTCCAAAGAGAAGCTTCAACAGAGTCAGTTGACACCAACTATGTCAATcctgtaaatattttctatggaaaaaaTTGCATCATACTAATCCTTAAGCATCCTGCTGAAATATACATTCATGGAAAAGTTAAAGTCACATCATTGGGAGGTTTAGTAGAAATTGGTGGCTACACTCTGCAAGATAAGACTTACAGGGTTTATGCCCCAAATTACAACTGTGCTCAATACTTACGGACACTAGATCATGATAAGGGCTATTATGGGTTATTTGGAAAGCTGACAGGATGTGGTCTGTCTGTGGCGGCTGCTGAAGAAATCGTAACCACCCTCAGTCCCCATGATAGTGTTGTACAGTTACAACCATTGCATGATAGAGTAGCTCAGTTTGTAGAAACCAGCTGCACCATAACAGATCTGTTTTCCAAGACTAATAAGAATGTTGATGGCTGCTTTAGAAAAGCATCGGACTTTTTGGGTTGCTCACTGTACCTTATGAAACCTTGGAAGAGTTTTGAAGAGAATCCTTGTTGGAGCCAAGCTTTGCAACATGGATATA AGCAACAAAGCAGAGGAATCGTATGCGGCGGTAAAGGCTCAGGCAAGAGCTCCTTCCTCCGCTATTACGTGAACAGAATGCTGGCGTGCGGACCCACGCTGGTGTTGGACCTGGACCCTGGGCAGAGCGAGTTCACGCCGGCTGGGTCCGTGTCGGCTACTGTGGTTGAGGAACCACTGCTTGGCCCCGCGTTCACACACTTGAAGACACCCGAAAG GATGTTGAACATCGGTATCATTAGCACAATGGATAACCCGAGACGCTATGCGACAGCCGTGCAACAACTCATCGCCTACTGCCACAACGAGCCCCGCTTCCGCGAGCTGCCATGGATCGTCAACACCATGGGCATGGTCAACGCTCTAGGGCTCCAGTTCATGGCCCTAATAACCATACTTCTACAACCAACATTCATACTTCAAATTGACTCTAAAAACCCAAAGAAGAAATACGCACATTACCTTGACTCCGACACAGTCACATCTCTGTATTATAAGTACCAGTATAACTATCTTTTCAAACCCATTAAGATACAGAATGAGTTGGATTATGCCCTCATAGTGTCAAACGCTAATAGTGTTAAGGGCAATTTCTCGCTGCCGCCTAAGGAGGAGAGATACCTAAACTTTTTGGCCTATTTTGGCAGCATGATGACTAATAATGCCACTGACGACTTCCTGCTGAGCGTTGTTCCGTATGA AGTGGATCTACGCAACTTATACATCGCGTTGAATGTTAGAATCAATGAAGACAACATTGCGCGGGTGATCAACGGTAAAATAGTAGCGCTGTGCAAACACGAGGGAGATACCGACAAGGTATACACGCTCAAAGAGACTCCGCTACGGTGCTACGGACACG